AGTACAAGAACGTGCCTGCCTTCAACCCCAAGAACTACGAGCTGTAAATCTGGTTCAGCGGAGTCGAGATGCCACAAACCCCTTCCCTTTACATTTTTCTGCTATTATTGTTCTGGCCAGATCTCAGGAGATCGGTGCTCAAGAGATCCATACTTCATGCTCGTAGAGATTGAACTCCTCTTCTCCCGGGGCATCGTAGTACATCTTATCAGTATCGGCCAGGCGGAACTCCATTGAAGTGAACAGCCCTGTCGCCGGAAAGTTCTTGACAGCACATCCAGCCGGACCGTCGTGTCGCCGTTCCGGTCTCCATCGATGGATTGGGGCATCTTTATCGCCCCGCTCGACATTTCGGGAACGGGGTGCATCGTGGACAGAAAGAAGACAACGCCCAGACCGGGCGGCCTGACCCGAGAGGAGTTCGAGGGATTGAGGGAGGACATACAGGAGGTCCTCAGCGAACATCCATTATCCCGCTTCACCATAGCTCTCATCGATGAAAACGGTGTGCGCACCACCGACCCAGCGAAGGCGGCGAGGTACGGCATGACCGTGTACGAGGGGGACCGTGTCATCTTCGAGGAGTACGGAGCGGTGCAGGCCGATCGACCGTGGAAGCCCGCGGCGAGGACCGAGGGGACCTCCTGAGATGTTTCCGGGCCGGCAGGGTAGCGCTTCGGCGCGGCCTTTCTTATACATACTAACATCGGCCGCACTGTTCGGCATCAGCGTCCCCGTGGCCAAGCTACTGGTGGCGGACATAGAGCCGGTGGCCCTGGCCGGCCTTCTTTATGCGGGCGCGTTCATCGGCCTGGCCACTTTCCGCGCCGTTTCCCGGGCAAAGGGGAAAGAGAGGCTGGGCGGCCCTATCGTCAGGAGCGACATTCCCTACCTCGCCGGGGCCGTGGCGTCGGGAGGCATCGCCGCCCCCATACTGATGCTCACCGGCCTGACCATGGTGTCGGGCTTCGCCTCCTCCCTGTTCCTGAACCTGGAGGGCATCGCCACCGCGGTCATCGCCCTGGTAGTGTTCAGGGAGCAGGTGGGGAAGAGGACCTGGGCGGCCCTAGCGGCCATGACCGCCGGAGGGGCGCTGCTCACCCTGGGCCCCATGGGCGGCGCCTCCCCCCTGGGGGCGGCGCTGATCGTGCTGTCGATGGCCTGCTGGGGGCTGGACAACAACCTCACCAGCCGCATCTCGGGGAAGGACCCTTCCCAGATCGCCATGCTCAAGGGGCTGGTGGCGGGCAGCGTGTCCCTGGCCTCGGCCGCACTGCTCGGGCAGCTGAGTGGCCTGGGAGCGGAGGTGCTGGCGGCGCTCCTGCTCGGCGCGCTGAGCTACGGGGTCAGCCTGGTCCTGTTCATCTTCGCCCTGGACAAGCTGGGCTCCTCCCGGACGGGGGCGTTCTACAGCTTCGGCCCGTTCGTCGGCGCGGCGGTGTCCATCCCCCTGCTGGGCGAGGCGGTCTCGATCGGAATGCTGCCGGCGGCGGCGCTCATGGCGCTGGGCACTTATCTCCTGGTGACAGAGAAACATTCCCACCGCCACCGGCACGAACGGGTGGTCCACGCTCACCGGCACTCCGAGGACGAGCATCACCATCACCACGAGACGCCGGAAGCGGGAACGCATTTGCACGAGCACGTGCACGAGGCCTTCGAGCATAACCATTCGCACTACCCCGACTCGCACCACCGTCACCGGCACTGAGGCCAGAACGGCACCACTGACCAGTATCCCATATCATCGGCGGGCTTCTAACCTTAATACCAAAGATTATTAAGCAGCTCCGTACCTGGACCAACCGATACGCACTGGAGAGTGAAGTACTGCCCATTACTGACTCGGCGCTGGAGACGATATTGTTGTGCAGATCGGAGCAGGGCAAGCTCCAACAGGACCACTTCGACCGGATGACCCCGTTCCGACTGCAAATAGAGTGTTCCACCGACTGCTCGGCCGACTGCTCCTACTGCTATGCGAGGAGCGTTTCCCCGGGTGAGCCCCTCACCACCCGCGAGATCAAGGGACTGCTCCGCCGCGCCGCCAACATGGGCATCAAGCACGTAGACTGGATGGGGGGAGACCCATTGGAGAGGCCGGACTGGGTCGAGCTTATGCAGTCGGCCCGCTACGCTGGACTGACCAACAACATCTGGACCTGCGGCCCGCTGCTCAATGACGTGGTCAACGCCAAGAGGGTCATCGAGCTCACCCAGGGCGGCTTCGTCATGGTGCACCTCGACTCGCTCGATCCTGACGTTCTCCAGAGCATCCGTTCCACTTACAATCCCAAGACCACCCGCGACACACTGCGGGGGGTGAAGCTCCTCCAGGATATGGGCAAGCCGCCGGAGGAGATAGGTAACCTGATCATGATGACCTCGCAGCATACGGTAGAGGATGTCAAGCAGACCATGTCCACGCTGTACAGCGAATTGGGCATGCGCACCTGCCTGATGACCCTCAAGCCGGTGGACGACGCGGGAAAGCTGTACGGCCTTTTGCCCCGCGCCGACGATGTCAACGCGGCCTACGCCGCGAGGGACGAACTGTTCCTGGAAGGAAAGCGCATGGGCTGCCAGGACTTCCCCAAGCAGTACTGCGGGTCCATAGTGTTCGTGTCCCTCGACGGAAAGGTGTCATCGTGCTACTCCCTGCGCCGCACTCTCGGCTCGGTGAGGGAGCAGACCTTCGAGGACATCGTATCATCGAACGCCTCGTCATTGTTCTTCACCGAGTTCAGGAGGTCGGGCGACGAGGCCTGCACGTCGTGCGACAAGGGGGCCTGCTGGGGCTGCCGGGCCAACGCGTTCTACTTCGGCCGCGGCGTGTATTCGCAGGACCCGCTGTGCTCGCTGACCGAGAACCCCCCGGCCAGCAGCAGCTTCTGCCCCTACTGATTCGTCTACGAAGGCGGGAAAGCCCGCGACCTCAAGGTCCCATGCAGACAACGTGGGAGCGTTGATCAATCATACAGCGTCGGCTCGAGGACGAACTTGCAGAAGTTGCTCTTGGTGCCGAAGCATTCCGAATGCGTCACTCTCAGGGGCACCCCGGTCTTGGTGTCGAAGATCGCTTCCATTATCCCCTCGTTCAGAATGCACAGCGTCTTGCCCACGTCCGGTATGTCCGAAGCGTCGTAGTCGTCCTTGATTATGAGGGTGAGCGGCATCAGGGAGTACACGTTCACCTCGCCCAGCTCGTGCTGCGCGTAGAACTCCTTGACCTCCTCGATGAGGCCCTTCACATCGGTGGACTCCATGTGCTTGGATATGGTGGCCCCGATCTGCCGGCCGATGTCCTTGAGGACCGGGTCCATGTTCAGGCCGATGGCCTCGACCCCGATGACCATGGCCCGCAACTCGCCCTTGAGGAACGACGAGGGGGTCCCGATGCTCTTGTCCACGATGTTGCTGACCGCCTTGCTGAGGTCTTCGCGGGGGACGACGGAGCTGCCGACCGGCTTGGACACCAGGTAGAAGATCTTTCTGCGGTTGTCGGTGGGGTCGTCCCTCGACGCCACCAGGCCCTCCTTGACCATCTTGTCCAGATGCACCGACAGCGTGGACTGCGCCTTCCCGGTGAGCTGGGCTATCTCCGACAGGCTGAGGTCCCGCCTCTGCAGCTCGCTCAGGATCTTCTGGCGGACCGGATTGGAGATCTGCTTGAGACCTGAACTGGTAGAATAAACGTCCAAGGCGGTGCTCTTCTTCATAGCGTGGTCACTTATCGTCGCCTGAATATTAATAAGTTGATGGGAAAGACGATTATTCGTCTGATGGCTAGTGAACTGTTCTAACAGTACAGAGCTTCTTGATTCATTCAGACGGCATGCCTCGTCTTTCGATAAGGCAGGGCCATTCTGTCCACAAGCGTAAGTTCCGGTCGTTCCTACCGTACCTTCTCAATACCTCGTTGGAGGATATTGATGGAAGAATCATGGTCACGCGATAGAGGCGACCCACAGTAGGGACAGTTGTGCCACCGATCGCTAAGCGATTTAGAAACGATTTCGCCGCAGCACGAGCGCTCCTGGCTCGTGCCCCTGGGATCGACCTGGACGAATGTCTTACCAGTTCTCTCAGCCTTGTAAGCCACCATCTTTAATGAGTCACACCGCCCCTGATGGTCCAAGCGAGATCGCCTACCTGAATAATGCCCAGCCATACGAGGATTTTAGTATCGGTGATGGGAATGACTTGGAGGTCATCTCATGAGGGTTCTTCAGGGCAAGAGAAGCAGGGAAGTGAGGGCGGTATGGCATCAGGGCGGGAAGGTCCGCATGATCGATCAGCGCATCCTCCCCGAACGGTTCAAGATCGTGGACTTCACCGACTACCTCCAGATCGCGGAGGCCATCAAGAACATGACCGTGAGGGGCGCGCCCTCCATCGGGGCGACCGCCGCGTACGGCATGGCCCTGGCGGCCAGGAACGGGGCGGACCTGCAGGAGGCCGCCGCCACCTTAAAGGCCACCAGGCCGACCGCGTACGACCTCTTCTACGCCGTGGACCACATGCTCAACTCCCTGGAGCTGGGCGACGACCCTGTGGACGCCGCGGACGGGTACGCCGACCAGATCGTGGAGAAGTGCCGGCTCATCGGCAAGTACGGCGCCGACCTCATTGACGAGGAGTGGAACATCATGACCCACTGCAACGCCGGCGCGCTGGCCACCGTGGACATCGGGACCGCGCTAGCTCCCATCCGCACCGCCTGGACCCAGGGGAAGCATATCTTCGTGTACGTTTCGGAGACGAGGCCGCGCCTCCAGGGCATGAAGCTCACCGCCTGGGAGCTGTACAATGAGGGCATACCGCACAATGTCATCGTTGACGGCGCCTCCGGCGCGATGATGTGCCGCGACACCAATATGGTCATTGTCGGAGCGGACCGCATCGCCGCCAACGGGGACTTCGCCAACAAGATAGGGACCTTTGACAAGGCCGTGCTGGCCCATGAGCTGGCCGTCCCCTTCTACGTGGCCGCGCCGATGTCCACCTTCGACTTCAGCATCGTCAGCGGGGACGAGATCGTCATCGAGGACCGCGCCGAGGAGGAGGTGACCATGATCGGGAACAAGCGCATCGCCCCGAAAGAGGTCACTGCGCTGAACCCCTCCTTCGACATGACCAGGGCGAAGTACGTCACCGGCTTCATCACCGAGATGGGGATCCTGCGGCCCTCGGAGATAGGAGCGCTCCGCAAGGAGCAGTTCTCCGAGGAGGGGGACCTCTGAGCGAGAAAGAGGCAAGGAAGCAGCTGGCCGAGGTGGGCCGGATGCTGTGGGAGAGGAGGCTCACCTACGGCAACGGGGGGAACATCAGCGTCCGGCTGGAGGATGGGAGCATGCTCATCACCCCGTCGGGGGCGTGCAAGGGCATACTCGGACCGGAGCAGATGATCAGGGTGGACATCCAGAGCGGCAAGGCCGAGGAGGGGAAGCGGCCGTCGATGGAGACGCCCTTCCACCTGGGCATCTACCGCCGCCGCCCCGACGTGGGCGCGGTGGTCCACTGCCACCCCCTGTCTTGCACCGTGCTGGCCGTGCAGGGTCGACCGTTCCGCTCCGCCATGACCCCAGAGGCCATCATGGTGCTGGGCGAGCTCGTTCCCACCGTGGCCTATGCCACCCCGGGGTCGGAGGGCCTCGCGAAGAACGTGTCCCAGGGCTTGGGGACGAACAAGGCCTGCCTGCTGGAGAGCCACGGCGCCCTGGCAGTGGGAAAGGACCTGCTGGACGCCTTCAACCGCATGGACACCATGGAGTACATCGCCTCGGTGCAGCTGCGCTGCGAGGAGCTGGGCGGCCTCGACGACCTGCCGGAAGAGGAGATCGCCCGCATCGCGGGGATGACAAAGTAGAAGGGCAGGGAGGGGTTGGAGGTTGGCGATGATCCTGGTAACCAAGTGGTTCGGCGTATTCCTTGTGGACAAGGACAAGGTGGTCCGCCACACCCTTTTCGGCAAGGACCCCAAGCAGATGGCCGAGAAGCTCGCCGCCATCCAGCGCGGGGACGTGCTCCCGGAGGAGGAGAAGCTCGCGGAGAAGCGCATGCACGTGGCCGATCCGCGCCTGTCCAGGCTCGGCAAGCCGGAGGTGTTCGACTCCGCTTTCATCAAGCCGGAGGACTACGGGTACACCCCCCAGCTCATGCAGAAGGTCATGGTCGAGCTGGGGAAGATACGGACCAGGGAGCCGCTTCCGCCGGACCGGTTCATCGTCCAGGCCGTCAGGGCGATGGACGACACCATCGAGATGATCAACCTGATGAGCGAGCGCCTCCACGAGTGGTATGGGCTGCACTTCCCCGAGCTGGCGGACTACGCCGCCGAGGAAAGGTACGTGCGGCTCATCGCCGAGAAGGGCTCCAGGGACGCTGTCCTCTCGGCGCTGGACCTGCAGCTGGAGTCGGTCGGCTCCGAGCTGGAGGACCAGGACCTCGAGACCGTCAGGCAGTTCGCCTCCGCCCTGCTGCAGCTGTACGCTGAGAAGGACCGCCTGGAGGCGTATATCTCCGAGAGGATGCAGGTCGCCGCTCCCAACCTCACCGCCATCGTCGGGGCCAGCCTCGGCGCCAGGCTCATCTCCATCGCCGGCGGGCTGAAACGCCTGTCCAGGATGCCGTCCGGCACCGTGCAGCTGCTGGGCGCGGAGAAGGCGCTGTTCGCCCATCTCCGCCAGGGGAAGAGGCCCCCCAAGCACGGCGTGATCTTCCAGCATCCTACGGTCCACAGGGCCCCGTGGTGGCAGAGGGGGAATATCGCCCGAGCCATGGCCGGGAAGCTGGCCATCGCTGCCCGGGTCGATTATTACAAGGGCAGCTTCGTCGGCGACAAGCTGAACGAGGACCTCGCCAGGAGGGTCGAGGAGATCATGAAGAAGTACCCGGACCCTCCGAAGAAGGAGCCCCAGAAGTTCCAGGGCCAGAGGCCCCAGGGGCCGCGGAGAGGGCCAAGGCCCCCGCAGAGCTTCCGCGGCCAGGACAGGGGAAGGGGCCAGGGGCGCCCCTGGAAGGGGAACAATCCGCGCAGGTGAGGGGGCGCAGGGCGCAAAAGCGCCCCGCTCCGATATTAATCTGGGAAATGCGGCGTTGGTGCTTCGGCGGGGTCGCCGAAACCTAGCAAAATATTTATGGTGGCGGCGGTTTCCGTCAATTGATATTTATGTGGACTCAGGCTGAAGTCAGGGAACTCAAAGTAGGACGCTACATGCTGATCGATGAGGAGCCCTGCAAGATCCTCTCCATTGACACTTCCAAGCCAGGGAAGCACGGTGAAGCGAAATCTCGCATAGATGCCGTAGGCCTTTTCGACGGGAAGAAGAGAAGCGTCGTCCACCCCGTCAAGCATAAGGTCCAGATACCCATGATCGACAAGCGGAAGGGTCAGATCCTGAATATCGCAGGGGACGAGATCCAAATGATGGACCTGGAGACTTTCGAGCAGTTCTCGTTGCCCATCGACGAGGAGTTCAAGGGCCAGCTCAATGCGGGCGAAGAGGTCCTGTACATGGTGGCCATGGGCAAGCGGAAGATCACCAAGGTATAACGATGTCCTTGCCCGGCATCACGTTCCTGGGCGCCGATTCGTCGTACGAGGACGCCAAGTACATCATCGTAGGCGTGCCCTTCGATCGGACCACCACTTACCGGCCCGGTACGAGATCGGCGCCGAACGCGATACGTGAGGCATCGTACAATTTCGAGAAGTTCCTTTTCGAGCACAACATCGACCTCAACGATGTCAAGACCCACGACATGGGGGACCTGGGCGACTACGAGTCCCCTCAGGAGATGGTCGAGGCCGCCGGAGAGGTCGCCAAGAGGATAGTGAGGGATGGCAAGTTCCCCATATTCCTGGGCGGAGAGCACTCCGTGTCCATACCAGCCATAACGGCGTTCAAGGACGTGGGGGTCATCTCCATCGACGCCCACCTGGATTACCGCGACTCGTACATGGGGCAGAGGTACAGCCACGCCTGCGTTTCCCGGCGGACGGCGGAGCACGTGGGCCGGGACAACCTCCTGGTGTTCGGCATACGCTCCATGTCCAAGGAGGAGGCGGCCCTCGACGATAAGCCTGAGTACATCGACGCCTACACCATCGCCGAGGAAGGAGTGGAGAAGGCGTTCAAGAGAGCGCTCAACATCATCAAGAAGGACAAGATCTACCTGTCCCTGGACATCGACGGGATCGACCCGGCCTTCGCTCCCGGGACCGGGGTCCCCGAGCCGTTCGGACTGACGTCCCTGGACGTCAAGAAGTGCATCAGCATGCTGGGCCCGCGCATGGTCGGATTCGACGTGGTGGAGATATCCCCGCCCTTCGACAAGGGCAACACCTCCGCTCTGGGCGCGCGGATGGTGCAGGAGGCCATCGCCGTCTCCTGGAAGTACCGCAGCAAGGGGGACAAAGAGCATGTCAACGGCATCTCCTCCCTGTTCCGGCGCTGAGCGCCGGTCATTATTTTCCTGGTGCGCGGCCCCATCGGTTGAAATAGAATGGATTGCGATGCCCCTTCAGAGGAGACGGGGCCGTGTCGAGCAAGGTCTATTTTTTCAATCTCAGGTCGAGGTCGGACAGGGACAGCAAGGTCAACAAGGTCGATAGACTGTTCGACCACGCCGGTCTGGACAAGGTCATCGAGGAGAACGATCTGACCGCGATAAAGCTGCACTTCGGGGAGAGGGGGAACGACACCTACATCAACCCGGTGTTCGTCCGCAGGGTGGTGGACAAGGTGAAGGCCCAGGGAGCGAAACCGTTCCTCGCCGACACCAACACGCTTTACTCGGGATCGAGGCACAACTCGGTCGACCATCTCATCACCGCGCTGGAGCATGGGTTCGGCTACACCGTCACCGGCGCCCCCATTATCATAGCGGACGGGCTAAAGAGCGACGGCATCGCCGAGGTCAGGATCGACAAGAAGCACTTCTCATCGGTCAAGCTGGCCAGGGACATCGTTTCCGCGGACAGCGTCATTGTCATGTCGCACTTCAAGGGCCACGAGCTTACCGGGTTCGGGGGAGCGATAAAGAACATGGCCATGGGCGGGGCCCCCGCCTCGGGGAAGCTGGAGCAGCACTCCTGCCGCATGGCGGTTAACCAGGAGAAGTGCATCGCCTGCGGGGAGTGCGAGAAGGTGTGCCCCCAGGACGCCATCCAGATCGAGGAGAAGGCGGAGATAACGACGGAAGGCTGCATCGGGTGCGGAGAGTGCATCACGGTGTGCCCGGAGAAGGCCATCGACATCGACTGGACCACCGACGTGCCGGAGATGATGGAGCGCATGACCGAGTACGCCTACGGGTTCGCGGCGTCGCACCCCGGCCGCATCGGCTACATCAGCTTCCTGATGAACATCACCCCCGACTGCGACTGCATCCCCTGGAGCGACGCGCCCATCGTGCCGGACATCGGCATCCTGGCGTCGACCGACCCGGTGGCCATCGATCAGGCCTGCTACGACCTGGTGAACAAGCAGGTCGGCCTGCACGGCTCCAAGCTGGAGAATGAGCATGCCGCGGGCGGGGACAAATTCAAGGGGACCTGGCCGCTGGCCAGCCCCACCGTCCAGCTGAGTTACGCCGAGGAGCTGGGCATGGGGTCCCGCGACTACGAGCTCATAACGCTGTGAGCGTCGCCGAGCTCGACTGGGCCGAAGGCTTCACTCCTCGATGAGGTCGGAGAGGACCTTCTCGCACTCGTCGGAGCGCCTCTTCGCCTCGTCCAGCGTCCTGGCCTCGGAGTACACCCGGAACAGCGGCTCGGTGCCGGACGGCCGCACCAGGGTCCAGCCCCCGGAATAGCATATCTTGACCCCGTCGGTGGTGTCCACGGAGTCCTTGCAGTAGTACTCCACCAGCGCGGCCAGCACCCTCTCCTTCCGGTCGTCGGGGCATTCCAGCTTGCGCTTGTCCTGGCAGTACTGGGGTATCGCGTCCACCAGCTCGGAGAGCGGCCCCTGCTTCGACACGATCTCCAGCATCTTGGCCACGGTCATGGCCCCGTCGCGGCAGTACTGGTGCTTGGGGAAGATCAGTCCGCCGTTCTCCTCGCCCCCGAACACCGCTCCGACCTCGATCATCTTCCTCGCCACCACGGGAGCGCCGACGCGGGTGTACAGGACCTCCCCGCCCTCGGCCCTGACCATGTCCTCCACGCACGCCGACGACGATACCGGCGTGACCACGATGCCCCCGCCGTTCTCGCGCACCATGGCGGCAGCGGTGATGGCGAGGCTCTTGTCGCCGTACATGTAGCGGCCCCGGTCGTCGATAAAGATGGTGCGGTCGGCGTCCCCGTCATGAGCGATGCCCATGTCCGCGCCGGTCTCCTTCACCATGGCGATGAGGTCCTTCAAATGAGCCTCCACCGGCTCGGACGGATGGCCCGGAAAGGTTCCCAGGGGGTTCCCGTTGAGCGTGATGGCCCGCACGTTCAGCTCGTCGAGGAGCTGGGGCGCCGAGGCCACCCCCGCGCCGTTGGCGCAGTCCAGGACGGCGGTGAGGCCAGCCCCGCGCACGGCATCCAGGTCGGTGAAGCGCTTCACCGAGGACAGGTACGCGGGAACGGCCCCGGTGGCCTGGTGCATCCTTCCCACGGCCTTCCAGTCCTGGGAACGGAAGGTCCTGGTGAAGTACAGCCGCTCGATCTCCTCCTCCTTATGCCGCGGCATCTCGGTGCCGTCGGAGTCCACGCACTTGATGCCGTTGAACTCGGGAGGATTGTGGGAAGCGGTGATCATGACCCCGCCCGACAGCCGGTTCGCCTTCACGTAGTGCTGCACCACCGGGGTGGGGACGAGGCCGAGGTCCAGCACCTCGACGCCGGCGCACATGAGCCCGGCCGCCACGGCGCTCTTGATCATGGCCGCGGAGGTCCGGGAATCGTTCCCTATGGCCACCCTGCCGCCCATGAAAGTTCCGATCGCCTTGCCGAGGTCCATGGCCAGCTGGACGTCCATATCCTTGTTGATGACGCCCCTGACCCCATTGGTGCCGAAGAGCCTGTCGGTCATGCTATCTTGCCTTTGTGAGCTTCGGAGATAAGCAATATGTGGATGATGTCAGCAACGTCCTTGCAGGAGTCCGCGGAGTTCTCGATGCCGTGGAGCATGTCGCGGAGGAGGAACACCGCGCGGGGGTCGGTCTCGGAGAACAGTATCTCCTTCTTGGTGCGGAAGTACATGCTGTCCAGGACCTCTTCCAGCCTCTCCACCTCGCGGGAGTGGGCGTTGGCCCGGTCCCAGTTGACCCCCAGGTTCTCTATGCTTACGAGCAGCTCGCGGGGAGCCTTCTCCAGCTCCTTGGTCATCTCGTGGTAGTGCACCCACAGCTCGGTGGGCACCTTCACGTTGGCCTCGAGGATAAGCTGGAGGTTCATGCCCGCTTCCTTGGCCCAGTCGGCAATGTAGTCGATGCGGCGGACCATGCGCATGAGGTCGCTGCGCTCCCTGGCGTCCATGTCCCCCTTGGAAAGCTCCTCGCTGATGGCCTCCTCTATGCTGTCCGCTTCCTGCTCAGTGAGCATCATGCGGGACAACGCCTCCATGGCCCGGTCCCGGTCGCCCTGGGTCAGCGCGGTGATCGCCTTGTTCAGCTCGGACACGCTGTCCCCCACCGAGCGCAGGTGGTCCCATATCCCTTTCATCACCACCGTCTCGCGGCGCTTCCCGAACCAGTCCATCAACGATTTGCGTTCATTCAAGCTTGATCGCCTCCGCAACTCCTCCCAGCGGTCTCTGGTAGATCATCCCCGATCTCTTGCTCCAGACCAGGCTCACATCGTCCCCCAATTTATAATCTCTGTCCTCGGATGCTGCCACATCGAACTCCATGACGTCCTCGCTGTCCGCTTCCGCGGTGATGCGGACATATGTGCCCATGTAGGTCATGGAGCTTATCTTGGCGTGAAGCCCCGCCGGGACATGGGCGGGATGGACCCTCTCGGGCCTTATGGACAGCACCACGGCGTCGCCGCCCTTGAACGGGGAGGGCTGCGCCTCCACCACCGTGCCGTCGCGCAGCTCCACCAGGGAGGCCTCCTCGGTCACGCCCCTCACCACCCCCTCCAGCAGGTTGGTCTCCCCGATGAAGTTCGCGGTGAACAGCTCCTTGGGGGTGCGGTACATCGCCTCGGGGGTCCCCGTCTCCACGATGCGCCCGTTCTTCATCAGGACGATGCGGTCCGAGACGGTCATGGCCTCCTCCTGGTCGTGGGTGACGTGCACGACCGTCAGCCCGAGGGACTTGGCCAGGCGGCGCAGCTCGTACCGCAGGTCCATGCGCACCCTGGCATCCAGCGCCGACAGCGGCTCGTCCAGCAGGAGCAGGTCGGTCCCCGAGGCCAGGGCCCGGGCGAGGGACACCTTCTGCTGCTCCCCTCCCGACAGCTCGGAGGGGAGCATGTCCATCCGGTCGAGGAGCTTGACCATGTCGAGGTATCTCTTGGGCACCTCGTTGACCTTGTCATCTCCCATGTCCCTCACGATGGGGCCGTACGCCACGTTGTCCAGGGCGGTCAGGTGGGGGAACAGGGCGATGTTCTGGAACACGTAGGCTATGCCCCTCTCCTCCACCGGCACCCCGGCCATGTCCCTGCCCCCGATGAGCACGGTGCCGGTGGTCGGCTCCAGTATCCCGGCGATCATCCTGATCAGGGTGGTCTTGCCGCATCCCGAGGGCCCCAGGATGGTCACGTACTCCTTGTCCTCGATGACCAGGTCGATGTCGCACGAGGCGGTGACCTTGCCGAAGCACTTGCTTATGCCCCTCAGTTCCACTGTCGGCATCTAATCCACCCTCAGCTCCTGTTCCAGCCCGCCCTCGGGGTACGGGAACACCGAGGCGTTCCATATGTTCCAGTTCAAACCGACCCGGTCGCCCACCTTGACCTGGTCCTTGCGGCTGGCCGGCAGCTTGACGGAGTATCGGCCGAGGCCCTCCACATCCACGTCCAAGTGCACGATGCGGCCCTCGAAGAGGGTTCGTTCCACGGTGCCGGTCAGGAAGGCGTCGCTCTCCCTGACCACCCGGACGTTGCCGACCTTGATGGCCACCGCCACCTTGCAGTCCACTGGGAGGTCGCAGGGCCTGGCGAACACCGTCCGCCCCGCCTCGTCCTGCACGGTGGTGATCCTTCCGCTGCCGGAGGTTACGACGTTCCCGACGAAGAAATTGGACTGGCCCACGAAGTTGGCCACGAACGGCGTGGCGGGGTCGTCGAACACTTCTTTCGGGGTCCCGACCTGAATGATGCGGCCGCTCCGTATCACCGCGATGCGGTCGGCCATCACCAGCGCTTCCTCCTGGTCGTGGGTGACATGGAGGACCGTGAGCCTCAGCTCCTTGGCCAGGGAACGCAGCTCGTGGCGGAGGTCGATCCTCAGCCTTGCGTCCAGGGCCCTCAGCGGCTCGTCCAGCAGGAGCACGTCGGGATCGGTGGCCAGGGCCCTGGCCAGAGCGTTCCTCTGCTGCATGCCCCCCGACAGCTCGCGGGGGTAGGAGTCGGACCGCTTGGTCAGCCTCACCAGGTCGAGCAGGGACGCCAGGGTCTGCCGC
The nucleotide sequence above comes from Methanomassiliicoccus luminyensis B10. Encoded proteins:
- a CDS encoding DMT family transporter; this translates as MFPGRQGSASARPFLYILTSAALFGISVPVAKLLVADIEPVALAGLLYAGAFIGLATFRAVSRAKGKERLGGPIVRSDIPYLAGAVASGGIAAPILMLTGLTMVSGFASSLFLNLEGIATAVIALVVFREQVGKRTWAALAAMTAGGALLTLGPMGGASPLGAALIVLSMACWGLDNNLTSRISGKDPSQIAMLKGLVAGSVSLASAALLGQLSGLGAEVLAALLLGALSYGVSLVLFIFALDKLGSSRTGAFYSFGPFVGAAVSIPLLGEAVSIGMLPAAALMALGTYLLVTEKHSHRHRHERVVHAHRHSEDEHHHHHETPEAGTHLHEHVHEAFEHNHSHYPDSHHRHRH
- a CDS encoding radical SAM protein, translated to MCRSEQGKLQQDHFDRMTPFRLQIECSTDCSADCSYCYARSVSPGEPLTTREIKGLLRRAANMGIKHVDWMGGDPLERPDWVELMQSARYAGLTNNIWTCGPLLNDVVNAKRVIELTQGGFVMVHLDSLDPDVLQSIRSTYNPKTTRDTLRGVKLLQDMGKPPEEIGNLIMMTSQHTVEDVKQTMSTLYSELGMRTCLMTLKPVDDAGKLYGLLPRADDVNAAYAARDELFLEGKRMGCQDFPKQYCGSIVFVSLDGKVSSCYSLRRTLGSVREQTFEDIVSSNASSLFFTEFRRSGDEACTSCDKGACWGCRANAFYFGRGVYSQDPLCSLTENPPASSSFCPY
- a CDS encoding ArsR family transcriptional regulator, which codes for MKKSTALDVYSTSSGLKQISNPVRQKILSELQRRDLSLSEIAQLTGKAQSTLSVHLDKMVKEGLVASRDDPTDNRRKIFYLVSKPVGSSVVPREDLSKAVSNIVDKSIGTPSSFLKGELRAMVIGVEAIGLNMDPVLKDIGRQIGATISKHMESTDVKGLIEEVKEFYAQHELGEVNVYSLMPLTLIIKDDYDASDIPDVGKTLCILNEGIMEAIFDTKTGVPLRVTHSECFGTKSNFCKFVLEPTLYD
- a CDS encoding zinc ribbon domain-containing protein, producing MAGHYSGRRSRLDHQGRCDSLKMVAYKAERTGKTFVQVDPRGTSQERSCCGEIVSKSLSDRWHNCPYCGSPLSRDHDSSINILQRGIEKVR
- the mtnA gene encoding S-methyl-5-thioribose-1-phosphate isomerase, which codes for MRVLQGKRSREVRAVWHQGGKVRMIDQRILPERFKIVDFTDYLQIAEAIKNMTVRGAPSIGATAAYGMALAARNGADLQEAAATLKATRPTAYDLFYAVDHMLNSLELGDDPVDAADGYADQIVEKCRLIGKYGADLIDEEWNIMTHCNAGALATVDIGTALAPIRTAWTQGKHIFVYVSETRPRLQGMKLTAWELYNEGIPHNVIVDGASGAMMCRDTNMVIVGADRIAANGDFANKIGTFDKAVLAHELAVPFYVAAPMSTFDFSIVSGDEIVIEDRAEEEVTMIGNKRIAPKEVTALNPSFDMTRAKYVTGFITEMGILRPSEIGALRKEQFSEEGDL
- a CDS encoding class II aldolase/adducin family protein, giving the protein MGRMLWERRLTYGNGGNISVRLEDGSMLITPSGACKGILGPEQMIRVDIQSGKAEEGKRPSMETPFHLGIYRRRPDVGAVVHCHPLSCTVLAVQGRPFRSAMTPEAIMVLGELVPTVAYATPGSEGLAKNVSQGLGTNKACLLESHGALAVGKDLLDAFNRMDTMEYIASVQLRCEELGGLDDLPEEEIARIAGMTK
- a CDS encoding NOP5/NOP56 family protein, whose translation is MILVTKWFGVFLVDKDKVVRHTLFGKDPKQMAEKLAAIQRGDVLPEEEKLAEKRMHVADPRLSRLGKPEVFDSAFIKPEDYGYTPQLMQKVMVELGKIRTREPLPPDRFIVQAVRAMDDTIEMINLMSERLHEWYGLHFPELADYAAEERYVRLIAEKGSRDAVLSALDLQLESVGSELEDQDLETVRQFASALLQLYAEKDRLEAYISERMQVAAPNLTAIVGASLGARLISIAGGLKRLSRMPSGTVQLLGAEKALFAHLRQGKRPPKHGVIFQHPTVHRAPWWQRGNIARAMAGKLAIAARVDYYKGSFVGDKLNEDLARRVEEIMKKYPDPPKKEPQKFQGQRPQGPRRGPRPPQSFRGQDRGRGQGRPWKGNNPRR
- a CDS encoding translation initiation factor IF-5A, coding for MWTQAEVRELKVGRYMLIDEEPCKILSIDTSKPGKHGEAKSRIDAVGLFDGKKRSVVHPVKHKVQIPMIDKRKGQILNIAGDEIQMMDLETFEQFSLPIDEEFKGQLNAGEEVLYMVAMGKRKITKV